Proteins encoded within one genomic window of Streptomyces kaniharaensis:
- a CDS encoding ABC transporter ATP-binding protein — MTALLETHHLVKRFPVRHGLTRRLAGHVTAVDGVSLRVEAGETLGLVGESGCGKSTVARLLTRLEHPTSGTVRFAGRDLADLDENGLRPVRRELQMVFQDPFSSLNPRQTVRRILASPFAYQGLEPDEPVERLLERVGLRPEHADRHPHEFSGGQAQRIGIARALALRPKLVVCDEPVSALDVSVQAQILNLLRDLQDEYGLAYLFIAHDLGAVRQISTRIAVMYLGAVVETTDRDTLFDTPAHPYTRALLSAVPLPDPDAERDRERIVLHGDLPSPLNPPSGCRFRTRCPKAADRCAAERPALRTIAPGHDVACHFAERSERNDGHRPERDEGNDQHRAGRTP; from the coding sequence ATGACCGCACTGCTCGAAACCCACCACCTGGTCAAGCGCTTCCCCGTCCGCCACGGCCTCACCCGGCGCCTCGCCGGACACGTCACCGCCGTCGACGGCGTCTCGCTGCGGGTCGAGGCGGGCGAAACCCTCGGCCTGGTCGGCGAGTCCGGCTGCGGCAAGTCCACCGTGGCCCGCCTGCTCACCCGGCTGGAACACCCGACCTCCGGCACCGTCCGGTTCGCCGGCCGGGACCTCGCCGACCTGGACGAGAACGGGCTGCGGCCCGTCCGCCGCGAGCTCCAGATGGTCTTCCAGGACCCGTTCTCCTCCCTCAACCCGCGCCAGACCGTCCGCCGGATCCTCGCCTCGCCCTTCGCCTACCAGGGGCTGGAGCCCGACGAACCGGTGGAGCGACTGCTGGAACGGGTCGGCCTGCGGCCCGAACACGCCGACCGCCACCCGCACGAGTTCTCCGGCGGCCAGGCCCAACGCATCGGCATCGCCCGGGCGTTGGCGCTGCGGCCGAAGCTGGTGGTGTGCGACGAACCGGTCTCCGCCCTCGACGTCTCGGTGCAGGCGCAGATCCTCAACCTGCTCAGGGACCTCCAGGACGAGTACGGCCTCGCCTACCTGTTCATCGCCCACGACCTCGGCGCCGTCCGGCAGATCAGCACCCGGATCGCCGTCATGTACCTCGGCGCCGTCGTCGAGACCACCGACCGCGACACCCTCTTCGACACCCCCGCCCACCCCTACACCCGCGCCCTGCTGTCCGCCGTGCCACTGCCCGACCCGGACGCCGAACGCGACCGCGAGCGGATCGTGCTCCACGGCGACCTGCCCAGCCCCCTGAACCCGCCCAGCGGCTGTCGGTTCCGCACCCGCTGTCCGAAGGCGGCCGACCGCTGCGCCGCCGAGCGGCCCGCCCTGCGGACGATCGCCCCCGGGCACGACGTCGCCTGTCACTTCGCTGAGCGTAGCGAGCGGAACGACGGACACCGCCCCGAGCGGGACGAGGGGAACGATCAACACCGCGCCGGGAGGACCCCGTGA
- a CDS encoding alpha/beta fold hydrolase, producing the protein MRTSYRLPGLAVTDHVFTVPLDHADPGGASIEVFARELADPGRPGERLPWLLYLQGGPGGKSPRPLNTGGWLDRALRTHRVLLLDQRGTGRSTPVTARAAAALGPARLADHLALHRADAIVADAELIRRQLCGDEPWETLGQSYGGFVTLSYLSFAPQGLRACYITGGLPGLDATADDVYAATYPRVRERFDAHCTRHPGDRVLLRRLADLLDRRPVHLPDGDRLTVRRLRTLGLMLGMGDGSARLHWLLDEALGPDDEPTATFLNQVMQLTGFTDNPLFAVLQESIYGQGGTATGWAAHRALAAHPEFAEHADPLLLTGEMIYPWMFREIAGLRPFAEAADVLAARTDWPELYDPARLAANRVPVAAAVYHDDMYVDAGLSLRTARAVGGLRAWVTNEWEHDGVTAGGGRVLARLMDLASGRA; encoded by the coding sequence ATCCGTACCAGCTACCGCCTGCCCGGGCTCGCGGTGACCGACCACGTCTTCACCGTCCCGCTCGACCACGCCGACCCCGGCGGCGCGAGCATCGAGGTCTTCGCCCGGGAACTGGCCGACCCGGGCCGCCCGGGAGAGCGGCTGCCCTGGCTGCTCTACCTGCAGGGCGGCCCGGGCGGCAAGTCGCCGCGTCCACTGAACACCGGCGGCTGGCTCGACCGCGCGCTCAGGACCCACCGGGTGCTGCTGCTCGACCAGCGCGGCACCGGCCGCTCCACCCCCGTCACCGCCCGCGCGGCAGCCGCCCTCGGCCCGGCCCGGCTGGCCGACCACCTCGCGCTGCACCGGGCCGACGCGATCGTCGCCGACGCAGAACTGATCCGGCGTCAACTCTGCGGCGACGAACCGTGGGAGACGCTCGGCCAGAGCTACGGCGGCTTCGTCACCCTCAGCTACCTCTCCTTCGCGCCCCAGGGCCTGCGCGCCTGCTACATCACCGGCGGCCTGCCCGGTCTCGACGCCACCGCCGACGATGTGTACGCCGCCACCTACCCCCGCGTCCGCGAGCGGTTCGACGCCCACTGCACCCGCCACCCCGGCGACCGCGTGCTGCTCCGACGCCTCGCCGACCTGCTCGACCGCCGCCCCGTCCACCTCCCGGACGGCGACCGGCTCACCGTACGGCGCCTGCGCACCCTCGGCCTGATGCTCGGCATGGGCGACGGCTCCGCCCGCCTGCACTGGCTGCTCGACGAGGCCCTCGGCCCCGACGACGAACCCACCGCCACATTCCTGAACCAGGTCATGCAGCTGACCGGCTTCACCGACAACCCGCTCTTCGCCGTCCTCCAGGAGTCCATCTACGGCCAGGGCGGCACCGCCACCGGCTGGGCCGCCCACCGCGCCCTGGCCGCCCACCCGGAGTTCGCCGAGCACGCCGACCCGCTGCTGCTCACCGGCGAGATGATCTACCCCTGGATGTTCCGGGAGATCGCCGGCCTGCGCCCGTTCGCCGAGGCCGCCGACGTGCTCGCCGCCCGCACCGACTGGCCCGAGCTGTACGACCCGGCCCGGCTCGCCGCCAACCGGGTCCCGGTGGCCGCCGCCGTCTACCACGACGACATGTACGTGGACGCCGGACTGTCACTGCGCACCGCCCGCGCCGTCGGCGGCCTGCGCGCCTGGGTCACCAACGAGTGGGAACACGACGGTGTCACCGCCGGTGGCGGCCGTGTCCTCGCCCGCCTGATGGACCTGGCCTCCGGCCGGGCCTGA
- a CDS encoding M6 family metalloprotease domain-containing protein, with protein sequence MTPRILAGALALALPLIVAASPDPAESAASAAPAADCALPGRTGWTDEGHDTDRKQFLQPLGTKHVLMLFVDFPDAPATGDPGDYYDELAPAADWMRQDSYGRTRLDITPLDRWLHMPQASTSYGFQRGITFEQHEAYVRQAVEAAGPDVDFSRYDLLYVVPTSSASAITFSPTYLYDPAAPGIVAGGTRIKWAVTFGQDRYRWGPKVADHETSHIFGLPDLYAFDGTGTHRHVGGWDLMGLISGPSPQHLGWERWKFGWIDDRQVACLPTAGSRTVRLHAIERPGGTKIAVIRTGETTAYVAESRRAVSGDASACSTGVLVYRVDTAAPTGSGPVRVVNGNPADTPPAGCTPLDMAAFRPGQSFTDPATGVRIDVVRSGSLSDTITLTKSTVTTSG encoded by the coding sequence TTGACCCCCCGAATCCTCGCCGGCGCCCTGGCGCTGGCCCTCCCGCTGATCGTCGCCGCATCTCCCGACCCCGCCGAAAGCGCCGCCTCCGCCGCACCCGCCGCCGACTGCGCCCTGCCCGGCCGCACCGGCTGGACCGACGAGGGGCACGACACCGACCGCAAACAGTTCCTGCAACCGCTCGGCACCAAGCACGTGCTGATGCTCTTCGTCGACTTCCCCGACGCTCCCGCCACCGGTGACCCCGGCGACTACTACGACGAACTCGCCCCGGCCGCCGACTGGATGAGACAGGACTCCTACGGACGGACCCGCCTCGACATCACCCCGCTCGATCGCTGGCTCCACATGCCGCAGGCGTCCACCTCCTACGGCTTCCAGCGCGGCATCACCTTCGAGCAGCACGAGGCGTACGTGCGCCAGGCCGTCGAAGCCGCCGGACCGGACGTGGACTTCTCCCGCTACGACCTGCTCTACGTCGTCCCGACCAGCTCCGCCTCCGCCATCACGTTCTCCCCCACCTACCTCTACGATCCGGCCGCCCCCGGCATCGTGGCCGGCGGCACCCGGATCAAGTGGGCGGTCACCTTCGGCCAGGACCGCTACCGCTGGGGCCCGAAGGTCGCCGACCACGAGACCTCGCACATCTTCGGCCTGCCCGACCTGTACGCCTTCGACGGCACCGGCACCCACCGCCACGTCGGCGGCTGGGACCTGATGGGCCTCATCTCCGGCCCGTCGCCGCAGCATCTGGGCTGGGAGCGCTGGAAGTTCGGCTGGATCGACGACCGCCAGGTCGCCTGCCTGCCCACCGCCGGCAGCCGTACCGTCCGCCTGCACGCGATCGAACGCCCCGGCGGCACCAAGATCGCGGTGATCCGCACCGGCGAGACCACCGCCTACGTCGCCGAGTCCCGCCGGGCCGTCAGCGGCGACGCGTCCGCCTGCTCCACCGGCGTGCTCGTCTACCGGGTCGACACCGCCGCCCCGACCGGCTCCGGCCCGGTCCGGGTGGTCAACGGCAACCCCGCCGACACCCCGCCGGCCGGCTGCACACCGCTCGACATGGCCGCCTTCCGCCCCGGCCAGTCCTTCACCGACCCCGCGACCGGGGTCCGGATCGACGTCGTCCGGAGCGGATCGCTCTCCGATACCATCACCCTCACCAAGTCGACTGTCACCACCTCCGGTTGA
- a CDS encoding M6 family metalloprotease domain-containing protein: MRSPATHAPLAALLALVGALVLLIAPAPDATAAASPAPTSPASGCALAGATGWTDEGHDTDRIRFQQPLGTKRVLTLFVDFPDAPADGPTTPYTAQLTPAADWMWQASYGRTWLAITPLDRWLRMPQASTAYGFQRGISFEQHEAYVRDAVRAAAPYADFSRYDLVYVVPPRTASAITFTPTYVYDPATAGVTVAGTRIKWAVTFGQDMWYWGPKIADHETGHTFGLPDLYAFTGSEQHRYVGGWDVMGRIGGPAPQYVGWETWKLGWIDDGQVACLPSPGWTTVQLTAVEYVGGTKIAVIRTGDTTAYVVESRRAAYTDRYPCSTGVLVYRVDTSVQTGYGPVRVVNGNPADTPPTGCTPLDLAAFHPGQSFTDWSARVQVSVRSGGPYGDTVQISSW; encoded by the coding sequence GTGCGATCCCCCGCCACGCATGCCCCACTCGCCGCTCTGCTGGCCCTCGTCGGCGCCCTCGTCCTGCTCATCGCCCCCGCCCCGGACGCCACCGCCGCCGCCTCACCGGCCCCCACCTCACCGGCCTCCGGCTGCGCCCTGGCCGGCGCCACCGGCTGGACCGACGAGGGCCACGACACCGACCGCATCCGCTTCCAGCAGCCGCTCGGCACCAAGCGTGTGCTCACCCTCTTCGTCGACTTCCCCGACGCCCCTGCCGACGGCCCCACCACCCCCTACACCGCCCAACTGACCCCCGCCGCCGACTGGATGTGGCAGGCGTCCTACGGCCGCACCTGGCTGGCGATCACCCCGCTCGACCGCTGGCTCCGCATGCCGCAGGCCTCCACCGCCTACGGCTTCCAGCGCGGCATCAGCTTCGAGCAGCACGAGGCCTACGTGCGGGACGCCGTCCGGGCCGCCGCGCCCTACGCGGACTTCTCCCGGTACGACCTGGTCTACGTCGTCCCGCCCAGGACCGCCTCCGCCATCACCTTCACACCCACCTACGTCTACGACCCCGCCACGGCGGGCGTCACCGTGGCCGGCACCCGGATCAAGTGGGCCGTCACCTTCGGCCAGGACATGTGGTACTGGGGCCCGAAGATCGCCGACCACGAGACCGGCCACACCTTCGGCCTGCCCGACCTGTACGCCTTCACCGGCTCCGAGCAGCACCGGTACGTCGGCGGCTGGGACGTCATGGGCAGGATCGGCGGGCCCGCCCCGCAGTACGTCGGCTGGGAGACCTGGAAACTCGGCTGGATCGACGACGGCCAGGTGGCGTGCCTGCCCTCCCCGGGCTGGACCACCGTCCAGCTCACCGCGGTGGAGTACGTCGGCGGCACCAAGATCGCGGTGATCCGCACCGGCGACACCACCGCGTACGTCGTCGAGTCCCGCCGGGCCGCGTACACCGACCGGTACCCGTGCTCCACCGGGGTGCTGGTCTACCGGGTCGACACCTCCGTCCAGACCGGCTACGGCCCGGTCCGGGTGGTCAACGGCAACCCCGCCGACACCCCGCCGACCGGCTGCACTCCGCTCGACCTGGCCGCCTTCCACCCCGGCCAGTCCTTCACCGACTGGTCCGCCCGGGTGCAGGTCTCCGTGCGCAGCGGCGGCCCGTACGGCGACACGGTGCAGATCAGCAGCTGGTGA
- a CDS encoding NAD(P)H-binding protein, with product MLVSVTGGTGFVGVHSVAEIVRRGHRVRMLVRDPAAAERVLATLAVDPAAVDLLASDVTEERDVRRAVAGADAVLHAASVYSFDSRRHAAMRATNAPAVCPPGRRPRRWRTPSAGCTAPAC from the coding sequence ATGCTGGTGAGCGTGACCGGCGGCACGGGGTTCGTCGGCGTCCACTCCGTGGCGGAGATCGTCCGGCGCGGCCACCGGGTCCGGATGCTCGTCCGCGACCCGGCCGCCGCCGAACGCGTCCTGGCCACGCTCGCCGTCGACCCCGCCGCCGTCGACCTGCTGGCCAGCGACGTCACCGAGGAGCGCGACGTCCGCCGGGCGGTCGCCGGCGCCGACGCCGTCCTGCACGCCGCCTCCGTCTACTCCTTCGACAGCCGTCGCCACGCAGCCATGCGGGCCACCAACGCACCGGCGGTCTGTCCGCCCGGCCGACGGCCGAGACGATGGCGGACACCGTCCGCTGGCTGCACGGCACCGGCCTGCTGA
- a CDS encoding flavin reductase family protein, which produces MIGGSSDLRATMAGFATGVTVLTTGGGSVHGMTANSFSSVSLEPPMVLCCVARTAVMHQAITAVRSFAVSVLSAEQEHLARYFANRARPLGAAQFHDVDWRPGPFTGAPLLAGSLAWLECKLAEVYDGGDHSIFLGEVLSTDHAPDRRALLFYGGGFHRVGCHPPGPAARAPLRGTVRTEETD; this is translated from the coding sequence GTGATCGGCGGCTCCAGCGACCTGCGCGCCACCATGGCCGGCTTCGCGACCGGTGTCACCGTCCTCACCACGGGCGGCGGGAGCGTCCACGGCATGACCGCCAACTCCTTCAGCTCGGTGTCGCTGGAGCCGCCGATGGTTCTGTGCTGCGTCGCCCGGACGGCGGTGATGCACCAGGCGATCACCGCCGTCCGCTCCTTCGCGGTCTCCGTGCTGAGCGCCGAACAGGAGCACCTGGCACGGTACTTCGCGAACCGCGCCCGCCCGCTCGGGGCCGCCCAGTTCCACGACGTCGACTGGCGGCCGGGCCCGTTCACCGGCGCGCCGCTGCTGGCGGGCTCGCTCGCCTGGCTGGAGTGCAAGCTCGCCGAGGTCTACGACGGCGGCGACCACTCCATCTTCCTCGGCGAGGTGCTCTCCACCGACCACGCCCCTGACCGCCGGGCGCTGCTGTTCTACGGCGGCGGCTTCCACCGGGTGGGCTGCCATCCGCCCGGCCCGGCCGCCCGCGCGCCACTGCGCGGCACCGTCCGCACCGAAGAGACCGACTGA
- a CDS encoding acyl-CoA thioesterase — translation MAGYYEIRHTVGFEETNLVGNVYYVNYLRWQGRCREMFLKEKAPGVLAELRDDLKLFTLRVDCEFFAEITAFDELAVRMRLEEIAQTQLQFSFDYLRLDGAGEHLVARGRQRIACMRGPNTDTVPARVPEELRRALAPYATGPVGAAAAGRPR, via the coding sequence ATGGCCGGCTACTACGAGATCCGGCACACCGTCGGCTTCGAGGAGACCAACCTCGTCGGCAACGTCTACTACGTCAACTACCTACGCTGGCAAGGTCGTTGCCGGGAGATGTTCCTCAAGGAGAAGGCGCCCGGGGTGCTCGCCGAACTGCGGGACGACCTGAAGCTGTTCACCCTCCGGGTGGACTGCGAGTTCTTCGCCGAGATCACCGCGTTCGACGAACTCGCCGTCCGGATGCGGCTGGAGGAGATCGCCCAGACGCAGCTCCAGTTCAGCTTCGACTACCTGCGCCTCGACGGCGCCGGCGAGCACCTCGTCGCCCGCGGGCGGCAGCGGATCGCCTGCATGCGCGGCCCCAACACCGACACCGTGCCGGCCCGGGTGCCCGAGGAACTGCGGCGGGCCCTGGCTCCGTACGCGACGGGGCCGGTCGGGGCGGCCGCGGCCGGGAGGCCCCGGTGA